Proteins from one candidate division KSB1 bacterium genomic window:
- the tig gene encoding trigger factor, whose product MQYNVNTNEKWHTTIKIEFPVEESKPKYDTVFNAYKNIKIEGFRKGKVPKSLIEKMYGDEIKHQAFQEMMDSAWKTILDENEFKILDEPRITEMNYDEKNGFSFQIEFDVFPEFEVKDYTDLPLEYSVYEITDEDVDKAVENLRQRQAMMYTVDGEAQDGHHVVADLQQVDSSGTPIIGRKFENQQLWLKHDDEELTPQLRGVEADEERRISLTINDPQSEDESGKEHFFNVKVNEIKERRLPDLDDEFARDVGDFDSLNALRDQVRKELEQQAEETNRAEFENVIVDEMIKRNNIEVPESVLKRYLDNLVEAQKERDENADEAFIRQQYEPFAERNIKRHYIMRQLIDQENISVDDKEVQARIDERRALQENGEEHAKQIDESDEEKENIKDDLLFKKVFDFLAEKGNITENKKSWYQEEEEKENSGIST is encoded by the coding sequence TTGCAATACAATGTAAATACAAACGAAAAATGGCACACCACAATTAAAATTGAATTTCCGGTTGAGGAATCCAAACCCAAGTATGACACCGTGTTTAATGCGTACAAAAACATCAAAATTGAGGGATTCCGCAAGGGCAAAGTACCGAAATCTCTGATTGAGAAAATGTACGGCGATGAGATCAAGCATCAGGCATTTCAGGAAATGATGGACAGTGCCTGGAAAACCATACTGGATGAGAATGAGTTTAAAATTCTCGATGAACCGCGCATCACTGAAATGAATTACGATGAGAAAAACGGCTTTTCATTTCAGATCGAATTTGATGTATTTCCCGAATTTGAGGTCAAGGATTATACCGATTTGCCGCTGGAATACAGCGTATACGAAATTACAGATGAAGATGTGGATAAAGCCGTGGAGAATTTACGTCAGCGCCAGGCCATGATGTATACCGTGGACGGAGAAGCACAAGACGGACATCATGTGGTGGCGGATCTGCAGCAAGTGGACAGCAGCGGCACGCCGATCATCGGCCGTAAATTTGAAAATCAGCAGCTCTGGCTGAAACATGATGATGAGGAATTGACGCCGCAGCTGCGGGGTGTTGAGGCGGATGAAGAACGCAGGATTTCTCTAACGATCAACGACCCGCAAAGCGAAGACGAGTCCGGGAAGGAACATTTTTTTAATGTCAAGGTCAATGAAATAAAAGAGCGACGGCTTCCGGATCTGGATGATGAGTTTGCCAGGGATGTCGGGGATTTTGACAGCCTAAATGCCCTGCGCGACCAGGTCAGAAAAGAGCTGGAGCAGCAGGCTGAAGAAACCAATCGCGCCGAGTTTGAGAATGTGATTGTCGATGAGATGATCAAGCGCAATAATATCGAGGTGCCGGAATCGGTTTTGAAGCGTTACCTGGATAATCTGGTCGAGGCTCAAAAAGAACGCGATGAAAATGCGGATGAGGCGTTTATTCGGCAGCAGTATGAACCCTTTGCCGAGCGCAATATCAAACGGCATTATATTATGCGCCAGCTGATCGATCAGGAAAACATCAGTGTTGATGACAAAGAGGTTCAGGCCCGCATCGACGAGAGGCGCGCTTTGCAAGAGAACGGCGAAGAACACGCCAAACAGATCGACGAAAGTGATGAGGAAAAAGAAAACATCAAGGATGATCTGTTGTTCAAGAAAGTGTTTGATTTTTTGGCGGAAAAAGGCAATATTACAGAGAATAAAAAATCCTGGTACCAGGAGGAAGAGGAAAAAGAAAATTCTGGTATCAGTACATGA
- a CDS encoding exonuclease SbcCD subunit D, with the protein MKLVHISDTHLGFSEYHKVDSESGLNQREQDFYRSWQTAIEQILSLKPDVVVHAGDLFHTPRPSNRAIHTAMQSIQQLNDAEIPVILTAGNHETPRIRLTGSIFEPLNLFPHVYAAYSSRYERFRLGDTDFHCLPHCSLSEDLKQAIQDIEIRPQAAANILIAHGAWAGKRRYGMGEFNEQIIPDIETLRGLQFDYTALGHYHRHLRVKDHTFYCGSTERTSLNEHQAECGFLAVDIDKATYDFQPLPTRSMRKFSPLDCSGLTSTRIYQELETLAESDIKDAIVQINLTQIEHDAFVKLDMRQIDELFKSAFVLEKQMSKKQQNGTSAGETRIESLPVEFERYLQQHTSGEFNADRLCRLGGEYLDAVEQATENPEQP; encoded by the coding sequence ATGAAACTTGTCCATATATCCGACACCCATTTGGGATTTTCCGAATATCACAAAGTCGACAGCGAGAGCGGCCTGAACCAGCGGGAGCAGGATTTTTACCGATCCTGGCAGACCGCTATTGAGCAAATTCTAAGCCTCAAACCGGACGTCGTGGTACACGCCGGAGATCTGTTCCATACCCCCCGGCCCAGCAACCGCGCCATCCACACAGCCATGCAGAGCATCCAGCAGCTGAATGATGCGGAAATCCCGGTAATTCTCACCGCCGGCAACCATGAGACGCCGCGCATTCGGTTAACCGGCTCCATCTTTGAACCGTTGAATCTTTTTCCGCATGTCTACGCCGCCTATAGCAGCCGCTACGAGCGCTTTCGCCTGGGAGACACGGACTTTCACTGTCTGCCGCACTGTTCGCTGTCCGAAGACCTAAAACAGGCCATTCAGGATATCGAAATTCGACCGCAGGCCGCCGCCAATATACTGATCGCGCACGGCGCCTGGGCCGGCAAGCGCAGATACGGTATGGGTGAATTCAACGAACAGATCATCCCGGATATCGAAACCCTGCGCGGCCTGCAGTTCGATTATACAGCGCTGGGACATTATCACCGTCACCTCCGGGTCAAAGATCATACTTTTTACTGCGGGTCCACCGAACGCACCAGTCTGAACGAACACCAGGCTGAATGCGGTTTTCTTGCGGTCGATATTGACAAGGCGACCTACGATTTTCAACCCCTGCCGACGCGCAGCATGCGCAAATTCAGTCCCCTGGACTGTTCAGGATTGACCTCCACCCGAATTTATCAGGAGCTGGAAACTCTGGCCGAATCGGATATTAAAGACGCCATTGTGCAGATCAACCTGACACAGATCGAACACGACGCATTTGTCAAACTGGATATGCGTCAAATTGATGAACTCTTCAAGTCAGCATTTGTACTGGAAAAACAGATGAGCAAAAAGCAGCAAAACGGCACCTCCGCGGGCGAGACGCGCATCGAGTCTCTGCCGGTCGAGTTTGAACGTTATCTGCAGCAGCACACATCGGGTGAATTCAATGCCGACAGACTCTGCCGTCTGGGCGGCGAATATCTGGACGCCGTGGAACAAGCAACAGAAAATCCGGAACAGCCATGA
- a CDS encoding energy transducer TonB gives MLNRSILCPLIVTAILASVFMFGCATTFQKAHIKDMPPLEYPLGAQMDEREGEVVLAVYISQDSAIKSLEIQSSSGYADLDSAAMEFGRKVKYIPAQKDNAPIPSWTLLRLNYKLDKTPFAQEKWLREIHLLHKRIAKTSDSYKREKALEELYDASLNLAGSLSLDKSPRINHRLKKLVSDPVYDDWQSLEEVIPLPFVVLKDYLYRYPSSARYNDVKSRLLQFITVFKQKVIDYEGDIPRIQERKDKIIEFLDQRISELENNHLSLRSEFRQ, from the coding sequence ATGTTAAACCGCTCGATTCTCTGTCCATTAATCGTTACGGCCATTTTGGCATCCGTTTTTATGTTTGGCTGCGCCACAACCTTTCAAAAAGCCCATATAAAAGACATGCCGCCTCTTGAATATCCCCTTGGCGCTCAGATGGATGAACGCGAAGGTGAGGTGGTCTTGGCCGTATATATCAGTCAAGACAGCGCCATCAAAAGTCTCGAAATCCAGTCCTCTTCCGGTTATGCAGACCTGGACAGCGCTGCGATGGAATTTGGCCGCAAAGTCAAATATATACCCGCACAAAAAGACAATGCCCCCATCCCATCCTGGACGCTGCTTCGTCTGAATTATAAACTGGATAAAACGCCCTTTGCTCAGGAAAAGTGGCTGCGAGAGATTCATTTGCTGCACAAGCGTATTGCAAAAACAAGCGACTCTTACAAGCGGGAAAAAGCGCTCGAGGAACTATATGATGCATCGTTAAATCTGGCCGGTTCTCTTTCACTGGATAAAAGCCCGCGGATAAACCATCGGCTGAAAAAACTTGTATCCGATCCGGTTTACGATGATTGGCAGTCTTTGGAAGAGGTGATACCGCTTCCGTTTGTCGTCCTGAAAGATTATCTTTACCGGTATCCGTCCAGTGCGCGTTACAATGATGTCAAATCACGTCTGCTGCAGTTTATAACAGTATTCAAGCAAAAGGTCATTGACTATGAGGGCGATATTCCCAGAATCCAGGAGCGCAAGGATAAAATTATAGAATTTCTCGATCAGCGGATCAGCGAGCTCGAAAACAATCATCTGTCATTGCGTTCAGAGTTTAGACAATGA
- a CDS encoding lysylphosphatidylglycerol synthase transmembrane domain-containing protein, with protein MKRYLSNWKLWLGIAFSAFFLFLSFRKVDFARMGDAFQQMHFWMIIPAVALMFFSHWLRALRWKFLVAPLSQVNLKVLYSSLLIGYMANTFLPAHLGEFIRAYMVGKKHHVHGGSVFATIVVERIIDMFTLLILMALTLIVFPFPDWVKQSGIIAFLGILLLFLFLVFAKFYRDRSLKLVKYLLTPFPDTFGDKIIELLNSFVDGLVALKNWKHYLAVIVLSPLIWLCYMLIFQIGLQAFEFVSQYNLPWTTALVLQVITTIAIVVPSSPGYVGTYHFLCQISLAFFAVPKSEGLTFAIVLHAINFFPVLVVGLVMIFLQGLNIRRLQENAKQGDAGV; from the coding sequence ATGAAACGATATCTGTCGAACTGGAAGCTGTGGCTGGGTATTGCGTTCAGCGCATTTTTTCTGTTTTTATCTTTCCGCAAAGTTGATTTTGCTCGTATGGGAGATGCATTTCAGCAAATGCATTTTTGGATGATCATTCCGGCTGTTGCGCTGATGTTTTTCAGTCACTGGCTGCGGGCATTGCGCTGGAAGTTTCTTGTCGCGCCGCTCAGTCAGGTGAATTTAAAAGTTTTGTATTCGTCTCTTCTGATCGGATATATGGCCAATACATTTTTGCCCGCTCATCTGGGCGAGTTTATCCGTGCCTATATGGTCGGGAAAAAACATCACGTGCACGGCGGTTCTGTTTTCGCCACCATTGTCGTCGAACGCATTATTGATATGTTTACTCTGCTGATTCTCATGGCGTTGACTCTAATTGTGTTTCCGTTTCCGGACTGGGTTAAACAATCGGGGATTATCGCATTTTTGGGAATCCTGTTGCTGTTTTTGTTCCTGGTATTTGCCAAATTCTACCGGGATCGGTCCCTCAAACTTGTCAAATATCTGCTTACCCCGTTTCCGGACACTTTTGGCGATAAAATAATTGAGCTGCTGAATTCTTTTGTTGATGGTCTGGTGGCGCTGAAAAACTGGAAACATTATCTGGCTGTCATCGTCCTGTCCCCGTTAATCTGGTTGTGCTATATGCTCATCTTTCAAATCGGATTGCAGGCTTTTGAATTTGTGTCCCAATACAACCTGCCCTGGACAACCGCTCTGGTGCTGCAGGTGATCACCACGATCGCCATTGTGGTGCCGTCTTCTCCGGGATACGTGGGAACGTATCATTTTCTCTGTCAGATTTCTCTGGCGTTCTTTGCGGTTCCCAAGAGTGAAGGACTCACCTTTGCCATTGTGCTGCACGCTATCAATTTTTTTCCGGTGTTGGTTGTGGGATTGGTTATGATTTTTCTGCAAGGACTGAATATCAGGCGTCTGCAGGAAAATGCAAAACAAGGCGATGCTGGCGTCTGA
- a CDS encoding SMC family ATPase, with product MIIKSLKLENYRRFEQLDIDLPETVIGIIGRNGSGKSTLVEAISWALYGNRFVRTDKNDIRSQHVDTSKDCSAEMIFEYGGAEYRIIRKLKGKNAISESAVYRTGIDEPQAVQDRGVNAFIEQLLKLDYRSFTASVFAKQKELAKLASLQPEQRRQTINRLINIDQIDRARDQVRRDRNDKQSTLKGMQSGLKDMVDLKQRLKLLKTEKSKTDENLSEQNKAVGRVNHAHKTAQQEYDSAAELREKFQNVTSRIESAQQRIKDQTQFLKTNQDELANIKKAEEDLAPLQTRIEPLPGLLKKKETLDADYKRYNDLQIKREKQTHLKDLVKQDQVELERLNPELETQENLLTRKQKLNRDKQQLETELAQWREKVKQAHADLKTAEFRGKELSNKLDEIRKLGPDSPCPVCTQKLGNHFEEVTQDHEKQLKQLRQDYKTAKQTETAAQSGESDCQQKLDETRRQLEGLSVDLSRIEQAKQQAGDINKRLASNQTLLQQLQRIIQAKDIDYDAELHEEINTECTELQRIQQTVIQLQERVKRKPVLEEQITQNRKTIRDLETRLSELESERKALDYDEERFQQKKRRVDELAAERDKAIETLNDLKEKSAVLASRIENTEQDIQEQKQRLKEIDVLREDISYLNALDEHFGRFRLHLAGRVRPFIAARASELIKLTTLSRYTTLELDEDYTIRLFDGNIPHLLERFSGGEQDLTNLCLRIAISQVVAERSGGAPINFIILDEIFGSQDTERRELILNALSYLSSQFRQILIITHIDSIQDMLPAIFQVSADDHQTSSVRVLA from the coding sequence ATGATCATAAAGTCCCTGAAACTTGAAAACTATAGACGTTTTGAGCAGTTGGACATTGATCTTCCGGAAACCGTGATCGGCATTATCGGCCGCAACGGCAGCGGCAAATCGACATTGGTGGAAGCCATCAGCTGGGCATTGTACGGAAACCGGTTTGTGCGCACGGATAAAAATGATATACGCTCACAACATGTGGACACGTCAAAAGACTGTTCTGCTGAAATGATCTTTGAATACGGCGGCGCCGAGTACCGGATCATACGCAAACTCAAGGGCAAAAACGCGATCAGCGAATCCGCGGTCTACCGGACCGGCATTGACGAGCCTCAGGCTGTACAGGACCGCGGCGTGAATGCATTCATCGAACAACTGCTGAAACTGGACTATCGCTCCTTCACTGCTTCGGTGTTTGCCAAACAGAAAGAACTGGCCAAACTGGCGTCTCTGCAGCCGGAGCAGAGACGCCAGACCATCAACCGGCTGATCAACATCGACCAGATTGACCGGGCGCGCGACCAGGTCCGCCGCGATCGCAACGACAAACAGAGCACTCTCAAGGGTATGCAGTCCGGTCTCAAGGACATGGTCGATCTGAAACAACGGCTCAAACTCCTAAAAACGGAAAAATCGAAAACCGACGAAAACCTGTCTGAACAAAACAAAGCGGTCGGGCGCGTGAACCATGCCCATAAAACAGCGCAGCAGGAATATGACAGCGCTGCCGAATTGAGAGAAAAATTTCAGAATGTTACTTCCCGGATCGAATCCGCACAGCAGCGCATTAAAGATCAGACACAATTTTTAAAAACCAATCAAGACGAGCTGGCGAACATCAAAAAAGCCGAAGAGGACCTGGCGCCGCTGCAAACCCGCATCGAACCGCTGCCCGGCCTGTTGAAAAAAAAGGAAACTCTGGATGCGGACTATAAGCGTTACAATGACCTGCAGATCAAGCGGGAAAAACAGACCCACCTGAAGGATCTTGTCAAGCAAGATCAGGTCGAACTGGAGCGGCTGAATCCGGAACTGGAAACGCAGGAAAATTTACTGACACGCAAACAAAAGCTCAACCGGGACAAACAACAGCTTGAGACCGAACTGGCGCAATGGCGGGAAAAAGTCAAACAGGCGCATGCTGATCTCAAAACCGCTGAATTCCGCGGCAAAGAACTTTCGAACAAACTGGACGAGATCCGGAAACTGGGACCGGACAGTCCCTGTCCGGTGTGCACGCAAAAGCTCGGCAACCACTTTGAAGAGGTGACACAGGACCACGAAAAGCAACTGAAACAGCTGCGTCAGGACTATAAAACCGCCAAACAGACTGAAACAGCAGCGCAAAGCGGAGAATCTGATTGTCAGCAAAAACTGGACGAAACCCGTCGGCAGCTCGAAGGGCTATCGGTAGATCTGTCACGCATTGAACAGGCCAAACAGCAGGCCGGTGACATCAACAAACGGCTGGCCAGCAATCAAACGCTGCTGCAGCAGCTGCAGCGGATTATTCAGGCTAAAGATATTGATTATGATGCAGAGCTGCATGAAGAAATCAACACAGAGTGCACAGAACTGCAGCGTATTCAGCAGACCGTGATCCAGCTGCAGGAACGTGTAAAACGCAAGCCTGTACTTGAGGAACAGATCACGCAAAACCGCAAGACGATTCGAGACCTGGAGACACGCCTGTCAGAGCTTGAATCCGAGCGAAAGGCCCTTGATTATGATGAAGAGAGATTTCAACAGAAAAAACGGCGGGTTGATGAGCTGGCCGCGGAACGCGACAAAGCCATAGAAACGCTCAATGATTTGAAGGAAAAAAGCGCGGTTCTGGCCAGCCGGATCGAAAACACCGAGCAGGACATCCAGGAACAAAAACAGCGATTGAAAGAAATTGACGTTCTTCGGGAGGATATCAGCTATCTGAACGCTCTGGATGAACACTTTGGCCGGTTTCGCCTGCATCTGGCCGGACGGGTGCGTCCGTTTATCGCGGCGCGCGCATCGGAACTGATCAAACTCACCACCCTGTCGCGCTATACCACCCTGGAACTGGACGAAGATTACACCATCCGTCTGTTTGACGGCAACATTCCGCATCTGCTCGAACGGTTTTCAGGCGGTGAGCAGGACCTGACCAACCTGTGTCTGCGTATCGCCATCAGCCAGGTGGTGGCGGAACGCAGCGGCGGCGCACCGATCAACTTTATCATTCTGGACGAAATATTCGGGTCTCAGGACACAGAACGACGCGAATTAATTTTAAATGCGCTTTCTTACCTTTCCTCTCAGTTCCGGCAGATCCTCATCATTACGCATATTGACAGTATTCAGGATATGCTGCCCGCTATCTTTCAGGTCAGCGCAGATGACCATCAGACCAGCTCTGTACGCGTGCTCGCCTGA
- a CDS encoding T9SS type A sorting domain-containing protein, with translation MSIYCSDHNMCVAEYQTGMSRVGLLSDSAAFKRFYFYPGGVGVGREFSENYGISKWSIGEGGAGARAVLTFARINGEEFGEFVSTVGMRKNPLIFELGQNYPNPFNSTTFIEFNLLSSSQITLTIYDMTGRVVDRVLDEYKSQGHYSMKWTAPGALASGVYFYQLQSARQSKIKKFVYLQ, from the coding sequence ATGAGTATTTATTGTTCTGATCATAATATGTGTGTTGCTGAATATCAGACAGGAATGAGTCGGGTTGGATTGTTGTCCGATTCTGCAGCGTTCAAGCGGTTTTATTTTTATCCGGGTGGGGTGGGGGTGGGCAGGGAGTTCTCAGAAAATTATGGAATTTCTAAATGGTCAATAGGTGAAGGCGGGGCAGGCGCCCGGGCTGTTTTGACGTTTGCGCGAATCAACGGTGAAGAGTTTGGAGAGTTTGTCAGTACTGTCGGTATGCGGAAAAATCCTTTGATCTTTGAGCTCGGACAAAATTACCCCAACCCGTTCAATTCAACAACCTTTATCGAATTTAATCTCCTATCATCTTCTCAGATCACATTGACAATCTATGATATGACAGGAAGAGTAGTTGACAGGGTATTGGATGAATATAAAAGTCAAGGTCATTACAGCATGAAATGGACTGCGCCTGGCGCATTGGCGAGTGGGGTGTATTTTTATCAATTGCAATCTGCGAGGCAATCTAAAATTAAGAAATTTGTTTATTTGCAATAA
- a CDS encoding transporter substrate-binding domain-containing protein: MKVLKSIFGLVLASILLMGIAAGSADAQTYQFKGRTNNAPYEFINKDGQPDGFNIEILKAISEEQDFNFRVELEPWYQVKHEFERGRIDGVTGMYSSREAEEYAYFGDPLVQVAHVIFVRNDSKIRSLLNIKSRKVLVEKSQMMVNFLNNSQIATDITMEEDPQKAFNALIRGEYDCVLWRKMPGLHYLTTHGMADEIKTTGSTFEKNQYFIAIKKGNNALFQNINAGIQALKENGRYDEIYNKWFDIEPSKSVWAKTQTWIWINIGIIMVLVIWAFWSLNLKKEVTQRTQRMEKEIQARKSAEEELRDSERKYRSLIENSNDAIYLIFNNKIEIVNQKFKSIFGYSENELYADHFDFRQLVSPQSRDLIGQREKDISSGKNVGPNYEFTGLSKAGDEIDLEASVSYVKYKDGYAQQSILRDITERKRMQEKMQQMQKMEAIGTLAGGIAHDFNNILTVINGHAEMVLMQLDESHRARKSMQRIMTSGNRAKDLTSKLLAFSRRQYHQATALNVNETLDSFKNMVQGLLDDHTELDFMLAKDTVPIKADPNQLEQILYNLTMNANDAVEDVKDGKERSITIQSRMASKAEVQSVMEADMPKGDYVVIAVNDTGVGIEPDAMPKIFDPFFSTKEKGRGTGLGLATVYGIIKQNHGNILIDSTPGQGTSVKVFWPVSKEKLEEKKQPVEKPVQGGQETILLVEDDKEVREFNSSVLRNLGYNIIEADNGKSALAVYEESDKKIDLVLTDVIMPIMNGKELAQQLREKDKQIKIIFMSGYTDDQLSDRGDLLQDISFIQKPFSIKRLDGEIRNVLKASSSAN, encoded by the coding sequence GTGAAAGTATTAAAAAGCATATTCGGATTAGTTCTTGCCAGCATTCTTCTTATGGGAATCGCTGCCGGTTCCGCGGACGCGCAAACCTATCAATTCAAAGGTCGAACCAACAATGCACCGTACGAATTTATCAACAAAGACGGACAGCCTGATGGTTTTAACATTGAAATTCTAAAGGCAATATCAGAAGAACAGGATTTCAATTTTCGCGTTGAACTGGAGCCATGGTATCAGGTAAAACACGAGTTTGAACGGGGACGCATTGACGGCGTGACCGGTATGTACTCTTCGCGTGAGGCGGAAGAATATGCGTATTTCGGGGATCCGCTGGTCCAGGTGGCCCACGTTATTTTTGTCAGAAATGATTCTAAAATCCGTTCTCTGCTGAACATCAAAAGCAGAAAAGTGCTGGTAGAGAAAAGCCAGATGATGGTCAATTTTCTCAACAACAGTCAAATCGCCACAGACATCACCATGGAAGAGGACCCGCAAAAAGCGTTCAATGCGTTGATACGGGGTGAATATGACTGTGTGCTGTGGCGCAAAATGCCGGGATTGCATTATCTGACGACTCACGGTATGGCGGATGAAATCAAGACCACAGGAAGCACATTTGAAAAAAATCAGTATTTTATCGCCATTAAAAAAGGCAATAACGCCCTGTTTCAAAACATCAATGCCGGCATCCAGGCGTTGAAAGAAAACGGGCGCTATGATGAGATCTATAACAAGTGGTTTGATATCGAGCCATCCAAGAGCGTTTGGGCAAAAACCCAGACCTGGATCTGGATCAATATCGGTATTATTATGGTACTCGTTATCTGGGCGTTCTGGTCGCTCAATCTTAAAAAGGAAGTGACCCAGAGAACCCAGCGGATGGAAAAAGAAATTCAGGCCCGTAAATCGGCTGAAGAAGAACTGCGCGACAGTGAGCGCAAATACCGTTCTTTGATCGAAAATTCCAACGATGCCATTTACCTTATTTTTAATAACAAGATCGAGATCGTTAATCAAAAATTCAAATCTATATTCGGATACAGCGAGAATGAACTATACGCTGATCATTTTGATTTCAGGCAGCTCGTCTCTCCGCAGAGCCGCGATCTGATCGGACAACGTGAAAAGGATATTTCATCCGGAAAAAACGTCGGACCCAATTACGAATTTACCGGTCTTTCCAAAGCCGGTGATGAAATCGATCTGGAAGCCTCGGTTTCCTATGTTAAATACAAGGACGGTTATGCCCAGCAAAGTATTTTGCGTGACATTACCGAACGCAAACGCATGCAGGAAAAAATGCAGCAGATGCAGAAAATGGAAGCGATCGGAACACTGGCCGGCGGCATCGCGCATGACTTTAACAATATCCTGACCGTGATCAATGGTCACGCTGAAATGGTGCTGATGCAGCTGGATGAATCACACCGGGCGCGCAAAAGCATGCAGCGTATCATGACCTCCGGCAACCGCGCAAAAGACCTGACCTCCAAATTGCTGGCTTTTAGCCGCCGTCAGTATCACCAGGCAACAGCGCTGAATGTCAATGAAACTCTCGACTCTTTTAAAAATATGGTTCAGGGCCTGCTTGATGATCATACCGAGCTTGATTTTATGCTTGCCAAGGACACAGTTCCGATCAAAGCAGACCCCAACCAGCTCGAACAGATTCTCTATAACCTGACGATGAATGCCAACGACGCGGTTGAAGACGTCAAAGACGGCAAAGAGCGTAGCATCACCATTCAGTCGCGAATGGCGTCCAAAGCTGAAGTCCAGAGTGTGATGGAAGCCGATATGCCCAAAGGTGACTATGTGGTCATCGCGGTCAATGACACCGGTGTCGGTATTGAACCGGACGCCATGCCCAAGATCTTTGATCCCTTCTTTTCAACCAAAGAAAAAGGCAGGGGCACGGGACTTGGTCTGGCCACTGTATACGGCATTATCAAACAGAATCACGGCAACATCCTGATTGACAGCACCCCCGGACAGGGTACCAGCGTCAAGGTTTTCTGGCCGGTTTCCAAAGAGAAACTCGAAGAGAAAAAGCAACCTGTGGAAAAACCGGTACAGGGTGGTCAGGAAACCATTCTCCTGGTCGAGGACGACAAAGAAGTCCGGGAATTCAACAGCTCTGTGTTGCGTAACCTCGGTTATAACATCATCGAAGCGGACAATGGGAAATCCGCTCTGGCTGTCTACGAGGAAAGCGACAAGAAAATCGATCTGGTCCTCACCGATGTCATCATGCCGATCATGAACGGCAAGGAACTGGCCCAGCAGCTGCGGGAGAAAGACAAACAGATAAAAATTATCTTTATGTCCGGTTACACGGATGATCAGTTGTCAGACCGGGGCGATCTGCTGCAGGATATTTCTTTTATTCAAAAACCGTTCTCTATTAAACGGCTGGATGGAGAAATACGAAACGTTCTCAAGGCGTCAAGCAGCGCCAATTAA
- a CDS encoding cob(I)yrinic acid a,c-diamide adenosyltransferase, with translation MPRKSITTRTGDHGETRLLDNTRVRKYHVRPEAYGTLDEAGAFLGRARSVTSIPYICTTLRTLQNHLYLLNSELACPEDKRDQLKTIITNQQLGYLDTCITFIEDNIEMPMKFYLPGQSPVSADIDIARTIVRRAERRIVELDGEEPLENNYILPYLNRLSDLLFLLARYEEFKNGIDYAHPEAE, from the coding sequence ATGCCTCGAAAATCAATCACCACCCGCACCGGTGACCATGGAGAAACCCGACTGCTGGACAATACGCGAGTGCGAAAATACCATGTGCGACCGGAAGCGTACGGCACCCTGGATGAAGCGGGCGCGTTCCTCGGACGGGCGCGATCTGTCACCTCCATCCCCTATATATGCACTACACTGCGTACGCTTCAGAACCATTTGTATCTCTTGAACTCGGAACTGGCGTGTCCGGAGGACAAACGTGATCAGTTAAAAACGATCATCACGAATCAACAGCTCGGATACCTGGACACATGCATCACGTTTATTGAAGACAATATAGAAATGCCCATGAAATTCTATCTGCCCGGCCAGTCACCCGTTTCCGCGGATATTGACATTGCACGCACCATTGTTCGCCGGGCCGAACGCCGGATCGTGGAACTTGACGGCGAAGAGCCGCTGGAAAATAATTATATCCTCCCCTACCTCAACCGATTGTCCGACCTGTTATTTCTGCTGGCCCGCTATGAAGAATTTAAAAACGGCATTGACTATGCTCATCCGGAAGCAGAATAA